A stretch of Henckelia pumila isolate YLH828 chromosome 4, ASM3356847v2, whole genome shotgun sequence DNA encodes these proteins:
- the LOC140861056 gene encoding uncharacterized protein, protein METAFEFMQITDADRLRCATYMFRDDARIWWNGAKAALNLTTLTWNGFKDVFYGKYFTVSTRNRLAREFLEIRQGNMSIAEYVKKFERGRYFVPMIFGDPAEELKHFTEGLNAFIRKDVRLSGAKNYKEAVDQAMLSEKDRNDIIRESQAKRSNYQGRDQQGNSNRKRPYQAPSQHRPYQQQQPRPQGQKQLALPAPKPANAPTACQKCEKLHSGQCMMGTGVCYLCKQPGHFAKECPQQRGPVKGRVFAMTHEQVDTNSAIVTDKSISGFSISLPSGGELSSDLIIRGCSIQMQGHELYADLIILKMSDFDVIFGMDWLSCYEATIDCKRRTVSLKTKDGETFLFHATPKNNSSLLISVGKAWQLLNKGCEGFLASVTCDQELPRPNLEDVEVVRDFPEVVPDDIAGLPPAREVKDEDIHKTAFRTRYGHYEFLVMPFGDTNAPKVFMDLMNIVFQPFLDQFVIVFIDDILIYSRSSDEHRQHLTTVLQILKEKQLMTTQQELIADFERLRLEVVEPMEVCALSALTMVPSLLDKIRTGQASNQQLLTWKLKDEAKGGALYTVKDGIVHHKGRKWVPVVDSLREDVMTEAHTVKVEHQRPAGLLKPLHIPTWKWEDVTMDFVIGLPITQRRMNSIWIIVYRLTKSAHFLPVRNNFSMNQYAELYIREVVRLHGVPARIVSDRDPRFTSNFWKSLHHGLGTKLSFSTAFHPQTDGQSERVIQILEYLLRACMIDFGGNWESKLPLVEFTYNNSYQATIGMTPYEALYERKCRTPLHWDEVGERAVLGPEIVQQTIDMIAKVKDRMLTAQSRQKSYADN, encoded by the exons ATGGAGACTGCTTTTGAATTCATGCAGATCACGGATGCGGATAGATTGAGATGTGCTACCTATATGTTCCGTGATGACGCTCGTATTTGGTGGAATGGAGCCAAAGCAGCGTTGAACCTAACCACCCTtacttggaatggattcaaggATGTGTTCTACGGCAAATATTTCACGGTGAGCACCCGAAACAGGTTGGCTAGAGAGTTTTTGGAGATCCGCCAAGGAAACATGTCAATTGCGGAGTATGTAAAGAAGTTTGAAAGGGGAAGATACTTTGTACCGATGATTTTTGGTGATCCTGCTGAAGAGTTGAAACACTTTACAGAAGGGTTGAATGCCTTCATCAGAAAGGATGTTAGACTAAGTGGAGCGAAAAATTACAAAGAAGCGGTAGATCAGGCCATGCTGTCCGAAAAGGACAGAAACGATATTATCAGAGAGTCACAGGCAAAGAGATCTAACTATCAGGGTCGAGAccaacaaggaaattctaatAGAAAGAGGCCGTACCAAGCCCCTTCCCAACACCGACCGTACCAACAACAACAGCCTCGACCTCAAGGGCAGAAACAGTTGGCTCTGCCAGCACCAAAACCGGCAAATGCACCAACAGCTTGTCAAAAATGTGAAAAACTTCATTCAGGCCAATGTATGATGGGAACTGGTGTATGTTACTTGTGCAAACAACCAGGACATTTTGCAAAGGAATGTCCCCAACAAAGAGGACCGGTCAAAGGCCGAGTGTTTGCCATGACTCATGAGCAAGTGGACACAAACTCAGCCATCGTCACAG ATAAGTCAATTTCGGGGTTTAGTATATCTTTGCCTTCAGGGGGAGAATTGAGTAGTGATTTGATTATCAGAGGATGCAGTATACAGATGCAAGGTCATGAGTTGTATGCTGATCTTATTATCCTCAAAATGTCGGACTTTGACGTGATATttggtatggattggttgtcttgTTATGAGGCTACCATAGACTGTAAACGGAGGACggtttccttgaaaactaaGGATGGAGAAACGTTTCTATTCCATGCCACACCGAAAAATAATTCATCTCTTTTAATTTCAGTAGGTAAGGCATGGCAACTGTTGAATAAAGGATGTGAAGGTTTCCTCGCAAGTGTCACTTGCGACCAAGAATTACCTCGACCGAACCTTGAAGACGTCGAGGTAGTGAGAGATTTCCCAGAAGTAGTTCCTGATGATATTgcaggattacctccagctaGGGAG gtgaaagatgaagatattcATAAGACGGCTTTcaggactcgttatggccactacgagttttTAGTCATGCCATTTGGAGATACCAATGCACCGAAAgtattcatggatcttatgaacatAGTGTTTCAGCCTTtcttagatcagtttgtcatagtattcatagatgacatactgATTTACTCTCGTAGTTCAGATGAGCATCGTCAGCATCTAACTACAGTCTTGcagattctgaaagaaaaacaatt AATGACAACTCAACAAGAGTTAATTGCAGATTTTGAACGACTCAGATTGGAAGTAGTTGAGCCGATGGAAGTTTGTGCCCTATCAGCCTTAACAATGGTTCCAAGTTTGCTCGACAAGATTCGAACAGGTCAGGCTTCAAACCAACAATTATTAACTTGGAAACTTAAAGATGAAGCTAAAGGGGGTGCATTGTATACAGTGAAGGATGGGATCGTGCATCACAAAGGGCGAAAGTGGGTACCAGTAGTAGATTCACTGAGGGAAGATGTGATGACTGAGGCTCACACT GTCAAAGTTGAACATCAAAGGCCAGCAGGACTTCTGAAACCATTACACATTCCCACTTGGAAATGGGAAGAtgtcacaatggactttgtgattgGACTGCCAATTACACAACgaagaatgaattcaatatggATAATAGTTTACAGGTTGACGAAGTCAGCTCACTTTTTACCAGTTAGAAacaacttctcgatgaatcaatATGCAGAGTTGTATATTCGAGAGGTagttagattgcatggagttccagcaAGGATAGTCTCTGACAGGGATCCCAGGTTCACATCAAACttttggaagagtctacatCATGGATTGGGGACAAAGTTATCcttcagtacagcttttcatccaCAAACAGATGGACAATCTGAGCGAGTGATTCAGATACTGGAGTATTTACTTAGGGCTTGCATGATTGACTTCGGAGGAAATTGGGAATCGAAgttgcctttagtggagttcacatataacaatagttatcaagctaCTATTGGAATGACTCcttatgaggctttgtatgAGAGAAAGTGTAGGACTCCATTGCATTGGGATGAAGTGGGAGAAAGAGCTGTATTGGGACCAGAAATAGTGCAACAGACAATCGACATGATAGCAAAAGTCAAGGACAGAATGTTGACAGCACAGAGTCGACAGAAAAGCTACGCCGATAATTGA